The following proteins are co-located in the Vigna angularis cultivar LongXiaoDou No.4 chromosome 2, ASM1680809v1, whole genome shotgun sequence genome:
- the LOC108327619 gene encoding uncharacterized protein LOC108327619, with product MHTHKKQARLELMSGCSEEEGVSFSDADRRGYEGGSDDDSEMGKSQLRRRRRVSDFGKVVVRQFAKAKKQIRRVRSRKSLLAKSRQGNEEGKVIVVDGDSGGRRRGNGCGFCFSRPKVLESPNESPTSDPNDPNFTQAMLRTLMDKNDFYSKECNPHLD from the exons ATGCATACACATAAG AAACAAGCGCGGTTGGAATTGATGTCTGGTTGTTCCGAGGAGGAGGGGGTTTCGTTCTCGGACGCCGATCGTCGCGGTTACGAAGGAGGCAGTGACGACGATTCCGAAATGGGGAAGAGTCAACTTCGCAGAAGACGAAGGGTTAGTGATTTTGGGAAGGTGGTTGTGCGTCAATTCGCGAAAGCGAAGAAGCAAATACGCAGAGTCAGAAGCAGAAAGAGTCTTCTTGCGAAATCGCGTCAGGGGAACGAAGAAGGTAAGGTGATTGTCGTCGACGGTGATAGTGGAGGAAGAAGGAGAGGGAATGGGTGTGGGTTTTGTTTTTCGCGGCCCAAAGTGTTGGAATCACCTAATGAGTCTCCCACGAGTGATCCCAATGACCCTAATTTCACTCAGGCCATGTTGAGAACTTTGATGGATAAGAATGATTTCTATTCCAAAGAATGCAACCCTCATTTGGATTAG